The Drosophila nasuta strain 15112-1781.00 chromosome 2L, ASM2355853v1, whole genome shotgun sequence genome window below encodes:
- the LOC132791297 gene encoding glycerol-3-phosphate dehydrogenase [NAD(+)], cytoplasmic isoform X2, producing MAEKVNVCIVGSGNWGSAIAKIVGANASALPEFEERVTMFVYEELIDGKKLTEIINETHENVKYLKGHKLPPNVVAVPDLVEAAKNADILIFVVPHQFIPNFCKQLLGKIKPNAIAISLIKGFDKAEGGGIDLISHIITRHLKIPCAVLMGANLANEVAEGNFCETTIGCTDKKYGKVLRDLFQANHFRVVVVEDSDAVEVCGALKNIVACGAGFVDGLKLGDNTKAAVIRLGLMEMIRFVEVFYPGSKLSTFFESCGVADLITTCYGGRNRRVSEAFVTSGKTIEELEKEMLNGQKLQGPPTAEEVNYMLKNKGLEDKFPLFTAIHKICTNQLKPKDLIDCIRNHPEHMQTL from the exons ATGGCGGAAAAAGTAAATGTTTGCATCGTTGGCTCAGGCAACTG GGGTTCGGCCATCGCAAAAATTGTGGGCGCCAATGCTTCAGCGCTGCCCGAGTTCGAGGAGCGCGTTACAATGTTTGTCTACGAGGAGTTGATTGATGGCAAGAAGTTAACCGAAATCATCAATGAAACGCACGAGAATGTCAAATACTTGAAGGGACACAAACTGCCACCAAATGTG GTTGCTGTACCTGATCTCGTTGAGGCTGCCAAGAATGCCGATATACTGATTTTCGTGGTGCCGCATCAGTTTATACCGAATTTCTGCAAACAATTGCTGGGCAAAATCAAGCCAAATGCCATTGCCATATCGCTGATCAAGGGCTTCGACAAAGCCGAAGGCGGCGGCATTGATCTAATTTCGCACATTATCACCCGCCACTTGAAG ATACCATGCGCTGTCCTCATGGGAGCTAATCTGGCCAACGAGGTGGCCGAGGGCAACTTCTGCGAGACGACAATCGGCTGCACGGACAAAAAATACGGCAAGGTGCTGCGTGATCTCTTCCAGGCCAATCACTTCCGTGTTGTGGTTGTTGAGGATTCCGATGCCGTTGAGGTTTGCGGTGCCCTCAAGAACATTGTTGCCTGCGGTGCGGGCTTCGTTGATGGTCTGAAGCTGGGCGACAACACCAAGGCAGCTGTTATTCGTCTTGGCCTTATGGAAATGATTCGTTTCGTCGAAGTCTTCTACCCTGGCAGCAAATTGTCTACCTTCTTCGAGAGCTGCGGTGTTGCGGATCTTATCACAACGTGCTACg gTGGCCGCAATCGTCGTGTCTCTGAGGCTTTTGTCACCTCTGGCAAAACAATTGAAGAGCTGGAGAAGGAAATGCTCAATGGACAAAAATTACAGGGTCCTCCCACTGCCGAGGAAGTTAACTACATGTTGAAGAACAAGGGTCTGGAGGACAA ATTCCCTCTGTTCACCGCcattcacaaaatttgcacAAATCAGCTTAAGCCTAAAGATTTAATCGATTGCATACGCAATCATCCAGAGCATAT GCAAACTTTGTAA
- the LOC132791297 gene encoding glycerol-3-phosphate dehydrogenase [NAD(+)], cytoplasmic isoform X1 yields the protein MAEKVNVCIVGSGNWGSAIAKIVGANASALPEFEERVTMFVYEELIDGKKLTEIINETHENVKYLKGHKLPPNVVAVPDLVEAAKNADILIFVVPHQFIPNFCKQLLGKIKPNAIAISLIKGFDKAEGGGIDLISHIITRHLKIPCAVLMGANLANEVAEGNFCETTIGCTDKKYGKVLRDLFQANHFRVVVVEDSDAVEVCGALKNIVACGAGFVDGLKLGDNTKAAVIRLGLMEMIRFVEVFYPGSKLSTFFESCGVADLITTCYGGRNRRVSEAFVTSGKTIEELEKEMLNGQKLQGPPTAEEVNYMLKNKGLEDKFPLFTAIHKICTNQLKPKDLIDCIRNHPEHMDDTIIMPSPKL from the exons ATGGCGGAAAAAGTAAATGTTTGCATCGTTGGCTCAGGCAACTG GGGTTCGGCCATCGCAAAAATTGTGGGCGCCAATGCTTCAGCGCTGCCCGAGTTCGAGGAGCGCGTTACAATGTTTGTCTACGAGGAGTTGATTGATGGCAAGAAGTTAACCGAAATCATCAATGAAACGCACGAGAATGTCAAATACTTGAAGGGACACAAACTGCCACCAAATGTG GTTGCTGTACCTGATCTCGTTGAGGCTGCCAAGAATGCCGATATACTGATTTTCGTGGTGCCGCATCAGTTTATACCGAATTTCTGCAAACAATTGCTGGGCAAAATCAAGCCAAATGCCATTGCCATATCGCTGATCAAGGGCTTCGACAAAGCCGAAGGCGGCGGCATTGATCTAATTTCGCACATTATCACCCGCCACTTGAAG ATACCATGCGCTGTCCTCATGGGAGCTAATCTGGCCAACGAGGTGGCCGAGGGCAACTTCTGCGAGACGACAATCGGCTGCACGGACAAAAAATACGGCAAGGTGCTGCGTGATCTCTTCCAGGCCAATCACTTCCGTGTTGTGGTTGTTGAGGATTCCGATGCCGTTGAGGTTTGCGGTGCCCTCAAGAACATTGTTGCCTGCGGTGCGGGCTTCGTTGATGGTCTGAAGCTGGGCGACAACACCAAGGCAGCTGTTATTCGTCTTGGCCTTATGGAAATGATTCGTTTCGTCGAAGTCTTCTACCCTGGCAGCAAATTGTCTACCTTCTTCGAGAGCTGCGGTGTTGCGGATCTTATCACAACGTGCTACg gTGGCCGCAATCGTCGTGTCTCTGAGGCTTTTGTCACCTCTGGCAAAACAATTGAAGAGCTGGAGAAGGAAATGCTCAATGGACAAAAATTACAGGGTCCTCCCACTGCCGAGGAAGTTAACTACATGTTGAAGAACAAGGGTCTGGAGGACAA ATTCCCTCTGTTCACCGCcattcacaaaatttgcacAAATCAGCTTAAGCCTAAAGATTTAATCGATTGCATACGCAATCATCCAGAGCATAT GGATGATACGATCATCATGCCGTCGCCAAAACTCTAA